TCTGCTGCATGTGGGACATGTGCGCTATCTGGAGGGAGCCCGGGAGCTCGCGGACCATCTGGTGGTGGCGGTGAACTCGGACGCGTCGACGAGGGCGTACAAGGGGCCGGGCCGGCCACACATCCCGGAGACGGAGCGGGCGGAATTGGTGGCGGCGCTGGCGTGTACGGACCGGGTGCTGGTATTCGACGAGCCCAACGTGCGGTCCATCATCCGGGCGTTGAAGCCGGACGTGCACGTGAAGGGCACGGATTACACGCCAGACAGCATTCCCGAGGCGGATGAGGTCCGCGCCTATGGGGGCCGGGTGGCGGTGGCGGGGGATCCCAAGAATCACAGCACGACGGAGCTGGCCCGGCGTTTGCGAATGGACCGAGGACCCGGATAGGGGGCGCACATGATGATTTTCGAGGAGTTGTTGAGGGTGCTGGCGTGCCCTCGTTGCAAGGAACCGCTTTCGCTCGATGAGGCCGGGTTGGC
The DNA window shown above is from Cystobacter fuscus DSM 2262 and carries:
- a CDS encoding adenylyltransferase/cytidyltransferase family protein, yielding MSTLEKVRGLAEVVEQRERWRAEGKTVALANGIFDLLHVGHVRYLEGARELADHLVVAVNSDASTRAYKGPGRPHIPETERAELVAALACTDRVLVFDEPNVRSIIRALKPDVHVKGTDYTPDSIPEADEVRAYGGRVAVAGDPKNHSTTELARRLRMDRGPG